A single genomic interval of Microbacterium sp. BLY harbors:
- a CDS encoding GAP family protein: MELFGGLPLPLSLAVLALIDGLSVGTLLIPVFLLLHPGRVRAGRILLYLGTIAAFYLAVGLLFLWGMVNLVDVASDFLGSPTGMIVRLLVGVALLVAAFVMPTTPAETASAVPAASTGMAAGGGQAATPEASVPLPPASPAPPVARPGRITRWRARLLDPTTRGFAVMAVAIAAGLVELATMLPYLVAMTMLADAGVDTPFRVLSLAGYCALMIAPAVVLLVLRLVAAPLVQRPLERFAAWMERTGAENTAWIIGIIGFLIARSAATELGLFDAFL; encoded by the coding sequence ATGGAACTCTTCGGCGGGCTGCCGCTGCCCCTGTCCCTCGCCGTGCTGGCCCTCATCGACGGCCTGAGCGTCGGCACCCTGCTCATCCCCGTCTTCCTCCTGCTGCACCCCGGGCGGGTGCGGGCAGGGCGGATCCTCCTCTACCTGGGTACGATCGCGGCCTTCTACCTCGCGGTCGGGCTCCTCTTCCTCTGGGGCATGGTCAACCTCGTGGATGTCGCCTCCGACTTCCTGGGCTCGCCCACGGGCATGATCGTCCGCCTGCTCGTGGGCGTGGCCCTGCTCGTCGCCGCGTTCGTGATGCCGACGACGCCGGCCGAGACGGCGAGCGCCGTCCCTGCGGCATCGACGGGGATGGCGGCGGGCGGCGGGCAGGCGGCGACGCCGGAGGCGTCTGTCCCGCTTCCGCCGGCCTCCCCCGCGCCGCCGGTCGCCCGGCCCGGCCGGATCACCCGGTGGCGCGCGCGCCTGCTGGACCCGACGACCCGCGGGTTCGCGGTGATGGCTGTCGCCATCGCCGCGGGGCTCGTCGAACTCGCGACGATGCTGCCCTATCTCGTGGCCATGACGATGCTCGCGGACGCCGGCGTCGACACCCCGTTCCGGGTGCTGTCCCTGGCCGGATACTGCGCGCTCATGATCGCGCCGGCCGTCGTCCTGCTCGTGCTGCGACTGGTGGCGGCACCGCTCGTGCAGCGGCCGCTCGAGCGTTTCGCGGCCTGGATGGAACGGACGGGAGCCGAGAACACCGCGTGGATCATCGGCATCATCGGGTTCCTCATCGCGCGCTCCGCCGCGACCGAACTCGGGCTCTTCGACGCGT